In a single window of the Labrus mixtus chromosome 20, fLabMix1.1, whole genome shotgun sequence genome:
- the abat gene encoding 4-aminobutyrate aminotransferase, mitochondrial, with protein sequence MASGLIRRHLALSLHRNVRLSAPACRYVSKAAPKTEQDYDYSGPSMKTTVPGPRTQELTKQLGEIQNVGAINFFCNYEESRGNYLVDVDGNRMLDLYTQISSIPIGYNHPDLLKLMSNPNNLSALVNRPALGILPPENFADKITETLLSVAPSGITRVQTMACGSCANENAYKAMFIWYRNKERGHNAPSEEDLSSCMINQSPGCPELSILSFMGGFHGRTLGCLSTTHSKPIHKLDLPSFDWPIATFPHLQYPLEEFTRENAQEEARCLEEVEDLIVRWRQKGKPVAGIVIEPIQAEGGDNHASPDFFRNLRNIARKHGCAFHVDEVQTGGGATGKFWAHEHWGLEDPADIVAFSKKMLTGGYFHKDELQADKPYRIFNTWMGDPSKNLMLAEVLNVMRRENLLEEVCRSGKALLNGLYELQAQYPGLLSRARGQGTFCAIDICDDATRTSLLNKARDKGVLLGGCGSHSIRFRPALVFKEYHVHMFLNIFNDVLAQHK encoded by the exons ATGGCGTCCGGTCTGATCCGCCGTCACttggctctctctctgcacaggaACGTGAGGCTCAGCGCTCCAG cctgcAGGTATGTCAGTAAAGCAGCTCCAAAGACTGAGCAGGACTACGACTACAGTGGACCCTCCATGAAAACCACCGTACCTGGACCCAgaacacag GAGCTGACCAAACAGCTGGGAGAAATTCAG AACGTGGGGGCCATAAACTTCTTCTGTAACTATGAGGAAAGTCGGGGGAACTACCTGGTGGACGTGGACGGAAACCGCATGCTGGACCTTTACACACAGATCTCCTCCATCCCCATTG gTTATAATCACCCTGATCTGCTCAAACTGATGTCCAACCCCAACAACCTG AGCGCGCTGGTGAACCGTCCCGCTCTTGGGATCCTGCCACCGGAGAACTTTGCAGATAAAATCACAGAGACTCTGCTCTCA GTGGCGCCCAGTGGGATAACCCGTGTTCAGACGATGGCGTGCGGCTCGTGCGCCAATGAGAACGCCTACAAAGCCATGTTCATCTGGTACAGG AATAAAGAGCGAGGACACAACGCGCCGTCTGAAGAAGACCTCAGCAGCTGTATGATAAACCAG tctccAGGATGTCCTGAACTCAGTATTTTATCCTTCATGGGCGGATTCCACGGCCGGACGTTGG GTTGCCTATCAACAACACACTCTAAACCCATCCACAAACTGGACTTGCCGTCGTTTGATTGGCCGATTGCTACGTTCCCGCACCTTCAGTATCCTCTGGAGGAGTTCACCCGCGAGAACGCTCAGGAGGAGGCGCGCTGcctggaggag GTGGAGGATCTGATCGTCAGGTGGAGGCAGAAGGGGAAGCCGGTGGCGGGGATCGTAATTGAGCCGATCCAGGCTGAAGGGGGAGATAACCACGCCTCCCCCGACTTCTTCAGGAACCTCCGCAACATTGCACGCAAG CACGGCTGTGCGTTCCACGTGGATGAGGTTCAGACAGGGGGCGGGGCCACGGGAAAGTTCTGGGCTCACGAGCACTGGGGATTGGAAGACCCGGCAGACATCGTGGCCTTCAGTAAGAAAATGCTGACCGGAGGATACTTCCACAAGGACGAACTGCAGGCTGAcaag CCGTACCGTATCTTTAACACCTGGATGGGGGATCCTTCAAAGAACCTGATGCTGGCTGAAGTCCTGAACGTGATGCGCAGAGAGAACCTTCTGGAGGAGGTGTGCCGCTCAGGGAAAGCTCTGCTGAACGGCCTGTATGAGCTGCAG gctCAGTACCCCGGCCTGCTGAGCCGAGCTCGAGGACAGGGGACTTTCTGTGCCATCGATATCTGTGACGACGCCACACGCACGAGCCTGCTCAACAAGGCCAGAGACAAAG GTGTCCTCCTGGGTGGCTGTGGATCTCATTCAATCCGTTTCCGTCCTGCGTTGGTCTTCAAAGAGTACCACGTCCACATGTTCCTCAACATCTTTAACGACGTGTTGGCTCAGCACAAATAA